The following are from one region of the Stanieria cyanosphaera PCC 7437 genome:
- a CDS encoding photosystem I assembly protein Ycf3 → MPRTQRNDNFIDKSFTVMADLILKVLPTNKQAKEAFAYYRDGMSAQADGEYAEALENYEEALKLEEDSNDRSYILYNMGLIYASNGDMDKALDYYNEAIDLNPKMPQALNNVAVIYHYQGEKAKEAGQDEKAEFLFDKAAEFWKQAIRIAPNNYMEAQNWLKITGRSEMDVYF, encoded by the coding sequence ATGCCACGTACTCAAAGAAACGATAATTTTATTGATAAATCTTTCACTGTCATGGCAGATTTGATTTTGAAAGTTTTACCAACGAATAAACAAGCTAAGGAAGCTTTTGCCTACTATCGTGATGGTATGTCGGCTCAAGCTGATGGTGAATATGCAGAAGCCTTAGAAAACTACGAAGAAGCTCTCAAATTAGAAGAGGATTCTAACGATCGCAGCTATATTCTTTATAATATGGGGTTGATCTATGCTAGTAATGGCGATATGGACAAAGCATTAGACTATTATAATGAGGCAATCGATCTGAATCCGAAAATGCCTCAAGCTTTGAATAATGTTGCTGTAATTTATCATTATCAGGGTGAAAAAGCTAAAGAAGCTGGTCAAGATGAAAAGGCAGAGTTTTTATTTGATAAAGCTGCTGAATTCTGGAAACAAGCAATTCGTATTGCTCCCAATAATTATATGGAAGCTCAAAACTGGCTTAAAATTACTGGACGTTCAGAAATGGATGTATATTTTTAA